Proteins encoded together in one Thermoanaerobaculum aquaticum window:
- a CDS encoding TonB-dependent receptor plug domain-containing protein: MKSIPVVFCFFLLSQEALGAQVKDANGQPVPFARVSILGQSGWLVADAQGNFALPEKITPPVVLVVTGADGVVLGSFSFAEELPEPLVLVISPVRESLTVVASRPPDLVVPAASAFSQVSQRQLAAEAPAQLADAMTTIPNVGRTGSDHAAVPAVRGLARFRSLVLLDGTRVLTERRAGPSATFLDPLTLGELEVVRGGAGVAYGSDAFGGVIAARTRLAQPGEPWKEAYQLGLGFGFPEESAHVEAGGSLGAGALTLGAAVRRFDPYRSPHGEVFNSQADFRSFRAGFQWPVRQGMWRVLWRSDWGRDIGRPTQNSRTDRTFYPEENSHRLVVGFEGPLSGRWSRIAWTLGWAEYQLLTARDRAPTSTAPRTVTVADVFSHDYTARLELEGSWAGGQLMLGLDAYGRFGLKATNTSSAFESAPESTRVREVSIANARKDDAGLFAAYQRQFRLFSLNLGVRADVVRNRNQQGFFGNQSQTFTRGSGFVAATFPLGRYVDFSLQFSRGFRDALLSDRFYRGITGRGFITGDPNLKPETSEQWDASLRYRKGAFHGAFYAYHYDIFDMIERYRQGRDYFFRNRAQGRLRGVEAEAGLSVTKSLELLLGLQYPEGKTVDDGTYLDDVPARGGYVRLAQRKSRWSWFTHFAFYARDTRPGPTETVVPGYALLDGGASYRLAPELELAVRVRNLLNRAYPGDNEPGAVLAPGRSVLLSLRGTL; the protein is encoded by the coding sequence TTTGCCGGAAAAAATCACACCGCCGGTGGTGCTGGTGGTCACCGGTGCCGATGGGGTGGTTTTGGGCAGCTTTTCCTTTGCCGAAGAGCTTCCAGAGCCGCTGGTGCTGGTCATTTCTCCGGTGCGGGAATCGCTGACGGTGGTGGCCAGCCGCCCCCCGGACCTGGTGGTGCCGGCCGCTTCGGCCTTTTCCCAGGTAAGCCAAAGGCAACTGGCCGCCGAAGCCCCCGCTCAGCTGGCCGACGCCATGACCACCATCCCCAACGTTGGCCGCACCGGCAGCGACCATGCGGCAGTACCGGCGGTACGGGGCCTTGCCAGGTTTCGGTCGCTGGTTCTCCTTGACGGCACTCGGGTGCTGACCGAACGCAGGGCCGGGCCCAGCGCCACGTTTTTGGATCCGCTCACCCTTGGTGAACTGGAGGTGGTGCGGGGAGGCGCCGGCGTGGCTTACGGTTCCGATGCCTTCGGGGGCGTGATTGCCGCGCGAACCCGCCTGGCGCAACCGGGAGAGCCCTGGAAGGAAGCGTACCAACTGGGTCTGGGCTTTGGTTTTCCCGAGGAATCGGCGCACGTGGAAGCCGGCGGAAGCCTGGGGGCTGGCGCTCTGACGTTGGGAGCTGCGGTTCGCCGTTTTGACCCCTACCGCTCCCCGCACGGGGAGGTTTTCAATTCGCAAGCGGATTTCCGCTCCTTCCGCGCAGGCTTCCAATGGCCCGTGCGCCAGGGGATGTGGCGGGTGCTGTGGCGATCCGATTGGGGCCGGGATATTGGCCGACCCACGCAAAATTCCCGAACCGACCGGACCTTTTACCCTGAAGAAAACAGCCACCGCCTGGTTGTGGGTTTTGAGGGGCCACTTTCCGGGCGGTGGAGCCGTATCGCCTGGACGTTGGGCTGGGCGGAGTACCAGCTGCTCACCGCCCGGGACCGGGCTCCCACCAGCACCGCCCCTCGCACCGTGACCGTGGCCGACGTCTTTTCCCACGATTACACAGCCCGCCTGGAGCTGGAGGGGAGCTGGGCCGGAGGTCAGCTCATGCTGGGGCTGGATGCTTACGGTCGGTTTGGCCTCAAAGCCACGAACACAAGCTCGGCGTTTGAAAGCGCTCCCGAAAGCACGCGGGTCCGCGAGGTTTCCATTGCCAACGCCCGCAAGGACGACGCCGGGCTTTTTGCCGCGTACCAGCGCCAGTTCCGGCTTTTTTCCCTCAACCTTGGCGTTCGCGCCGATGTGGTCCGCAACCGCAACCAACAGGGCTTTTTCGGCAATCAAAGCCAGACGTTTACCCGCGGCTCCGGATTTGTGGCTGCCACGTTTCCACTGGGCCGTTATGTGGATTTTTCGCTGCAGTTTTCCCGGGGCTTTCGGGATGCGCTTTTATCCGACCGCTTTTATCGGGGCATTACCGGTCGGGGCTTTATTACCGGAGACCCCAACCTCAAACCGGAAACTTCCGAGCAGTGGGACGCCAGCCTGCGCTACCGCAAAGGCGCTTTCCACGGTGCTTTTTACGCCTACCACTACGACATCTTTGACATGATCGAGCGCTACCGGCAGGGACGGGATTACTTCTTCCGCAACCGAGCCCAGGGGAGGCTACGGGGTGTGGAGGCGGAAGCAGGTCTTTCTGTGACGAAAAGCCTTGAGCTGCTCCTGGGACTTCAGTACCCGGAAGGAAAAACCGTTGACGACGGCACTTACCTGGATGACGTCCCCGCCCGGGGTGGCTATGTGCGCCTTGCGCAAAGGAAAAGCCGCTGGTCCTGGTTTACCCACTTTGCCTTTTACGCCCGGGACACCCGCCCTGGGCCCACGGAAACGGTGGTTCCGGGCTATGCGCTGCTGGACGGCGGCGCCAGCTACCGCTTGGCACCAGAGCTTGAGCTGGCGGTGCGGGTCCGCAACCTCCTCAATCGGGCCTATCCCGGCGACAACGAGCCCGGCGCCGTGCTGGCCCCGGGCAGGAGCGTGCTGCTTTCCCTGCGGGGAACGCTTTAA